In Amphiura filiformis chromosome 2, Afil_fr2py, whole genome shotgun sequence, one DNA window encodes the following:
- the LOC140146321 gene encoding uncharacterized protein codes for MRRGSMMLALECKYCLQWFGSIIRYLSHKRNHELNIKPYWYKNRNASPKYRGSELIVSYCNRSFSQQGTTICSDRTRTGRKLQWIKAFDQRGYMDPNGVSHTGTKPHKCKYCNKSFRHLRVKNVHEMTHTGEKPYHCSYCKKSFRQLGHKKRHELIHTRAKLHKCSYCDKSFSLLQEQIYHEMSHTGAKPHKCNYCTKSFSHLCVKNMHELTHTGEKPHHCSYCNKSFRQLGHKKRHELTHTGAKTHKCRYCDKSFTRLEYKKQHELKHTGEKAHKCRFCDKSFNLLQERKRHEMTHTGVKTGVKTYLCNYCDKSFKLLREKKRHEMTHTGIPCI; via the coding sequence ATGAGGCGCGGAAGCATGATGTTAGCTCTAGAATGCAAGTATTGTCTTCAATGGTTTGGAAGTATCATTCGCTATCTATCACACAAACGCAACCATGAACTTAACATCAAACCATACTGGTATAAAAACCGCAATGCGTCACCAAAATACCGTGGATCAGAACTTATTGTCAGTTACTGTAACAGATCCTTCAGTCAACAGGGCACCACGATATGTTCTGACCGAACTCGCACAGGGAGGAAACTTCAGTGGATTAAGGCATTTGATCAACGAGGATATATGGACCCTAATGGCGTGTCACATACTGGAACAAAACCGCATAAATGCAAGtactgcaacaaatcattccGTCATCTCCGTGTCAAGAATGTGCATGAGATGACACACACGGGAGAAAAACCCTACCACTGTAGTTACTGCAAGAAATCGTTCCGCCAACTGGGTCATAAGAAACGCCATGAGCTGATACATACAAGAGCAAAACTTCACAagtgtagctactgtgacaaatcattCAGTCTACTGCAAGAACAGATATATCATGAAATGTCACACACAGGAGCAAAACCACATAAATGTAACTACTGCACTAAGTCATTCAGTCACCTTTGTGTAAAGAATATGCATGAATTGACACACACGGGAGAAAAACCCCATCATTGCAGTTACTGCAACAAATCTTTCCGCCAACTGGGTCATAAGAAACGCCATGAGCTGACACATACAGGTGCAAAAACTCACAAGTGTCGCTACTGTGATAAATCATTCACCCGCTTGGAATACAAAAAACAACATGAACTGAAACACACGGGAGAAAAGGCTCACAAGTGTCGCTTCTGTGACAAATCATTCAACCTACTGCAAGAAAGGAAACggcatgaaatgacacacaccgGTGTAAAAACCGGGGTAAAAACGTACCTGTGTAATTACTGTGACAAATCTTTTAAGTTACTACGCGAAAAGAAACggcatgaaatgacacacactgGTATTCCATGTATCTAG